The Lonchura striata isolate bLonStr1 chromosome Z, bLonStr1.mat, whole genome shotgun sequence genome window below encodes:
- the GCNT1 gene encoding beta-1,3-galactosyl-O-glycosyl-glycoprotein beta-1,6-N-acetylglucosaminyltransferase — protein MLKRKLRFCHNSRFRLFLGLTLILVIISVLKVNQKEDFLNRRHLELTKEDPISNVNCTKIIEGDIEEIQKVQLEALSVSFKKRPRLTTDDYINMTADCASFTKTRKYIMEPLSNEEAEFPIAYSIVVYHKIEMLDRLLRSIYVPQNFYCIHVDKKSPESFFAAVKGIVSCFDNVFISSQLESVVYASWSRVQADINCMKDLYRRSSNWKYLINLCGMDFPIKTNQEIVEKLKALKGENSLETEKMPVYKEVRWKKHHEIIDGKIKNTGIDKQLPPLSTPVFSGSAYFVVSRNFVEYVLENSKILKFIEWAKDTYSPDEYLWATIQRIPEVPGAFSSSDKYDVSDMNALARFVKWQYFEGDVSKGAPYPPCSGVHIRSVCVFGVGDLNWILRNHHLFANKFDTDVDPFAVKCLEEYLRHKALYLQKN, from the coding sequence ATGCTGAAGAGGAAATTACGGTTTTGCCACAACTCGCGCTTCAGGCTTTTCTTGGGTCTAACTCTCATTTTAGtaataatttcagttttgaaagTTAACCAGAAAGAAGACTTCCTAAATCGGAGACATCTGGAGCTAACAAAAGAAGATCCTATTAGCAATGTTAACTGCACCAAGATTATTGAGGGGGATATAGAAGAAATACAAAAGGTACAGCTTGAGGCATTATCAGTGTCATTTAAGAAACGCCCCAGACTAACAACAGATGATTATATTAACATGACTGCAGACTGTGCCTCCTTCACCAAGACTAGGAAATACATTATGGAACCTCTCAGCAACGAAGAAGCAGAATTTCCAATTGCTTACTCAATTGTGGTTTATCACAAAATTGAGATGCTTGATAGACTTCTAAGATCAATCTATGTTCCGCAGAATTTTTATTGCATTCATGTAGACAAAAAGTCTCCAGAATCATTTTTTGCTGCTGTGAAGGGAATAGTCTCATGTTTTGATAATGTCTTTATTTCCAGCCAGTTAGAGAGTGTGGTATATGCTTCATGGAGCAGAGTGCAAGCAGACATTAACTGCATGAAAGATCTCTACAGAAGAAGTTCAAACTGGAAATACCTAATAAACCTATGTGGTATGGACTTTCCTATAAAGACCAACCAGGAAATAGTAGAGAAATTAAAAGCCCTTAAAGGTGAAAACAGcttggaaacagaaaaaatgccTGTTTATAAAGAAGTAAGGTGGAAAAAACACCATGAGATTATTGATGGTAAAATAAAGAACACAGGCATAGACAAACAACTACCACCTCTCAGTACTCCAGTTTTTTCTGGCAGTGCCTATTTTGTAGTTAGCAGGAACTTTGTAGAATATGTActagaaaacagcaaaatactAAAGTTCATTGAGTGGGCGAAAGATACTTACAGCCCAGATGAGTACCTGTGGGCAACAATTCAGAGAATCCCTGAAGTCCCAGGTGCATTTTCTTCCAGTGACAAGTATGATGTTTCTGACATGAATGCACTGGCCAGGTTTGTCAAATGGCAATACTTTGAAGGTGATGTGTCCAAAGGTGCACCCTACCCACCATGCAGTGGAGTTCACATTCGCTCTGTCTGTGTTTTTGGAGTAGGAGACTTGAACTGGATCCTACGAAACCACCACTTATTTGCTAATAAGTTCGACACTGATGTTGACCCTTTTGCAGTGAAATGCTTGGAAGAGTATTTGCGGCACAAAGCTCTGTATCTGCAAAAGAACTGA